The following coding sequences are from one Actinomycetes bacterium window:
- a CDS encoding ATP-binding protein — MHRLVPSRLDLRARVVLFTSAIVVASLLLLGTALHALLARSLYTQQYRQAAHEVDRLRAQAVSTLAAAADMPEDQVQPRIMEQLTSGQGTGNPSFTAVVLIGSERSQHSDDRFKANDIPAPLVNRVVTRSEIAALYIDTPPGVAGGRMLVIGAPVRSEQGEYQAYFFYPLAFQEATLNLLTNFLLIVGVGLLAAVVIMTAISIGRVLKPIQRARDVAEEIAAGNLTARIPEATTQDDFGRLAESFNRMTDALAQKIGELEHVSSLQARFVSDVSHELRTPLATVRMAADYIHAARAGLPADAQRAAVLLERELERFENLLEDLLEISRFDAGVINLEPVEIDLSGLLDEVVDALDAIAHGRKVNVTLRVDRGEGPPLVAADPRRLDRVFSNLVKNAIEHTSEGAVQVDVARRGAEVVVVVQDEGEGIPAEDLPHIFERFYRADVHRARTLGGTGLGLAIALENVNLHKGSITVTSTVGQGSAFTVVLPAAAPQATRPPGEEHGREPAPAEPEVVVGG; from the coding sequence GTGCACCGCTTAGTTCCTTCCCGCCTCGACCTGCGCGCCAGGGTTGTCCTGTTCACCTCGGCCATCGTGGTCGCGTCGCTGCTGCTGCTCGGCACCGCGCTGCACGCGCTCCTGGCCCGGTCGCTCTACACCCAGCAGTACAGGCAAGCCGCGCACGAGGTCGACCGCCTCCGGGCCCAGGCCGTGAGCACGCTGGCGGCCGCCGCCGACATGCCCGAGGACCAGGTGCAGCCGCGCATCATGGAACAGCTCACCTCCGGGCAGGGCACGGGCAACCCCAGCTTCACGGCGGTCGTGCTCATCGGCTCGGAGCGCTCCCAGCACTCCGACGACCGCTTCAAGGCCAACGACATCCCGGCCCCGCTGGTCAACCGCGTCGTCACCCGGTCGGAGATCGCCGCCCTCTACATCGACACGCCCCCGGGCGTGGCGGGGGGGCGCATGCTCGTCATCGGTGCCCCGGTCCGCTCCGAGCAGGGCGAGTACCAGGCCTACTTCTTCTACCCCCTGGCCTTCCAGGAGGCCACCCTCAACCTGCTCACCAACTTCCTGCTCATCGTGGGCGTCGGCCTGCTCGCCGCGGTCGTGATCATGACCGCCATCTCGATCGGCCGCGTCCTCAAGCCGATCCAGCGCGCCCGCGACGTCGCCGAGGAGATCGCGGCCGGCAACCTGACCGCGCGCATCCCCGAGGCCACCACCCAGGACGACTTCGGCCGGCTCGCCGAGTCCTTCAACCGCATGACCGACGCCCTGGCCCAGAAGATCGGCGAGCTCGAGCACGTCTCGAGCCTGCAGGCCCGCTTCGTGTCCGACGTCAGCCACGAGCTCCGCACCCCGCTCGCCACCGTGCGCATGGCCGCCGACTACATCCACGCCGCCCGGGCCGGCCTGCCGGCCGACGCCCAGCGGGCCGCGGTGCTGCTCGAGCGCGAGCTGGAGCGCTTCGAGAACCTGCTGGAGGACCTGCTCGAGATCAGCCGCTTCGACGCCGGCGTGATCAACCTCGAGCCGGTCGAGATCGACCTCTCCGGCCTGCTCGACGAGGTCGTCGACGCCCTCGATGCCATCGCGCACGGTCGCAAGGTCAACGTCACCTTGAGGGTCGACCGCGGCGAGGGGCCGCCGCTGGTGGCCGCCGACCCCCGCCGGCTCGACCGGGTGTTCTCCAACCTGGTCAAGAACGCGATCGAGCACACCAGCGAGGGGGCGGTCCAGGTCGACGTGGCCCGACGCGGCGCCGAGGTCGTGGTGGTGGTGCAAGACGAGGGCGAAGGCATCCCGGCCGAGGACCTGCCCCACATCTTCGAGCGCTTCTACCGGGCCGACGTGCACCGGGCCCGGACGCTGGGCGGCACCGGCCTCGGCCTGGCCATCGCGCTCGAGAACGTCAACCTCCACAAGGGGTCGATCACGGTGACCTCCACGGTCGGCCAGGGCTCGGCCTTCACGGTGGTGCTGCCGGCTGCCGCGCCGCAGGCCACGCGCCCGCCGGGCGAGGAGCACGGCCGCGAGCCCGCCCCGGCCGAGCCCGAGGTGGTCGTGGGTGGCTGA
- the mtrA gene encoding MtrAB system response regulator MtrA, which translates to MKGRILVVDDDPSLTEMLVIVLRQEGFESVFVRSGDQAVAAFHQTKPDLVLLDLMLPGKDGLEICRELRLESGVPIVMLTAKTDTVDIVLGLESGADDYITKPFSAKELVARVRARLRRRDTEGAETLRFHDMEMDVMAHQVTKGGKPVNLTPLEFELLATLARRPRQVFTREVLLEQVWGYRYAGDTRLVNVHVQRLRAKIEDDPENPRVVQTVRGVGYRIGPEGGAGDASRLDDQDA; encoded by the coding sequence TTGAAGGGCAGAATACTGGTGGTGGACGACGATCCGTCGCTCACCGAGATGCTCGTCATCGTCTTGCGCCAGGAGGGGTTCGAGTCGGTGTTCGTGCGCTCGGGCGACCAGGCCGTCGCAGCGTTCCACCAGACCAAACCCGACCTGGTCCTGCTCGACCTCATGCTCCCGGGCAAGGACGGCCTCGAGATCTGCCGCGAGCTCCGGCTCGAGTCGGGCGTGCCGATCGTCATGCTCACCGCCAAGACCGACACGGTCGACATCGTGCTCGGCCTCGAGTCGGGGGCCGACGACTACATCACCAAACCCTTCTCGGCCAAGGAGCTGGTGGCCCGTGTCCGCGCCCGGCTCCGGCGGCGCGACACCGAGGGGGCCGAGACGCTCCGCTTCCACGACATGGAGATGGACGTGATGGCCCATCAGGTGACCAAGGGCGGCAAGCCGGTCAACCTGACCCCGCTCGAGTTCGAGCTGCTGGCCACCCTGGCCCGGCGGCCCCGCCAGGTGTTCACCCGCGAGGTGCTGCTCGAGCAGGTCTGGGGCTACCGCTACGCTGGGGACACGCGGCTGGTCAACGTCCACGTCCAGCGCCTTCGGGCCAAGATCGAGGACGACCCGGAGAACCCGAGGGTGGTCCAGACCGTCCGTGGGGTCGGCTACCGGATCGGCCCGGAGGGAGGAGCGGGCGACGCCTCCCGGCTCGACGACCAGGATGCGTGA